The Xenopus tropicalis strain Nigerian chromosome 7, UCB_Xtro_10.0, whole genome shotgun sequence genome includes a region encoding these proteins:
- the LOC100488682 gene encoding phospholipase A2 inhibitor and Ly6/PLAUR domain-containing protein, producing the protein MSSVAVLLLLLSAGLQSAFSLECYNCSYSTKDECATINICSNGKNQCLLTVTESNISNTGLPFKFFTYSCGVKEDCDKKFSMSVNNTVQRSDTTCCNTDKCKPQRSEPPKISAQKNKLQCPYCSESNTDKCKNTATMECTGDENKCFTYSYSHRNTPYAMQGCMQTNMCETNNPLVLPGSSQFTKKTLVCSHAPSVLPSLLGPVAYGLLLLKLIS; encoded by the exons ATGAGCTctgtagcggtcctgctgctgctTCTGTCTGCCGGGCTGCAATCAG CTTTCTCTCTAGAATGTTATAACTGCAGCTACAGTACCAAGGATGAGTGTGCAACTATAAACATCTGCAGCAATGGGAAGAATCAATGTCTCTTGACTGTCACAGAAAGCAACATAAGTAATACAG GCCTACCATTCAAGTTCTTCACTTATTCCTGCGGTGTGAAAGAGGACTGTGATAAGAAATTCAGTATGTCTGTAAATAACACCGTGCAAAGGAGCGATACCACTTGCTGTAATACAGACAAATGCAAACCTCAGAGGTCTGAAC CACCCAAAATAAGTGCACAGAAAAACAAGCTCCAATGCCCCTACTGTTCTGAGAGCAACACTGACAAATGCAAGAATACGGCGACCATGGAATGCACCGGTGATGAGAATAAATGCTTCACCTACTCCTACTCACATAGAAACA CCCCCTACGCAATGCAAGGCTGTATGCAGACCAATATGTGTGAGACCAACAATCCCCTTGTACTTCCCGGAAGCTCCCAGTTCACCAAGAAGACACTTGTTTGCAGCCATGCACCCTCTGTCCTCCCCAGTTTGCTTGGCCCAGTAGCCTACGGCTTGCTCTTGCTCAAACTCATCTCCTAA
- the xrcc1 gene encoding DNA repair protein XRCC1, with protein sequence MPEIKLKHVVSCSSADTTHTAENLLKADTYRKWKAARPGEKQISVILQFEKEEQVHSIDIGNEGSAFVEVLVGHSTSISEQEYEVLLGMSSFMSPSESKNESNLNRLRMFGPDKLVKGAAEKKWDRVKIVCTQPYTKNLAYGISFIRLNSPPEDGSPTAPSPKVTKLGQFMVKEEENSSPSMRPGSLFFSRTSKPQVTPPKTPPATQSYASATLQGTGEASSSTEKQTVKTPPSNNIPKEPSSGKRKFEFSKEPSSHSAVKKHEVNKSPSSAKESTSQPAPKKPKVETQTVPPTKKPSPSEKPAQKKSSPAPQQMELGRILQGTVFVLSGFQNPFRSDLRDKALEMGAKYRPDWTPDSTHLICAFANTPKFSQVKSAGGIIVRKEWILDCYKKKQRLPYKQYLLGSADSSSDEEDDSEEDERPKAPHKPTPDPSRTNHKRPSPSPSKVKVKKTPIKSEDEETEDENPRIVSSKANNTPKQEDEYNASTDEEATGKRQPHLEDSGEDTEEELRRFHEEKQGKKAAAIKAEPEDPYAGSTDENTDVEEEPEPDLPIPELPDLFLGKKFFLYGEFPAAERRMLHRYITAFNGELEEYMNEKVQFVITAQEWDDRFEDALNENANVSFVRPRWIYNCNERQKCIPHQPYVVVPQE encoded by the exons ATGCCTGAGATCAAACTGAAGCACGTGGTTTCCTGTAGCAGCGCCGATACA ACACACACAGCAGAGAACCTGCTGAAAGCCGACACATACCGCAAATGGAAAGCCGCCCGCCCTGGGGAGAAGCAGATCTCCGTCATTTTGCAG TTTGAAAAGGAGGAGCAGGTCCACAGCATTGATATTGGCAATGAAGGTTCTGCGTTTGTGGAAGTGCTGGTCGGACACTCCACTTCAATCAGCGAGCAGGAATATGAG GTCCTCCTGGGAATGTCATCGTTCATGTCTCCTAGCGAGAGCAAGAATGAAAGCAACCTGAATCGGCTGCGAATGTTCGGACCAGACAAGCTCGTGAAAGGAGCAGCTGAAAAGAAATGGGATCGGGTGAAGATTGTGTGCACCCAACCCTACACTAAG AACCTTGCTTATGGTATTTCATTCATACGTCTGAACTCCCCTCCAGAGGATGGCTCGCCCACCGCTCCCTCACCG AAAGTGACCAAACTTGGGCAGTTTATGGTAAAGGAAGAAGAGAACTCATCTCCTTCTATGCGTCCCGGGAGTCTGTTTTTCAGCCGCACCAGCAAGCCGCAGGTTACTCCTCCGAAAA CTCCACCAGCCACACAAAGCTATGCGTCTGCGACATTACAGGGCACAGGAGAGGCCAGCTCCAGCACTGAAAAACAGACTGTTAAAACCCCACCAAGTAATAACATCCCAAAG GAACCGTCATCTGGTAAACGGAAGTTTGAGTTCAGTAAAGAACCCTCAAGCCACTCGGCAGTCAAGAAACACGAAGTCAATAAGTCCCCATCTTCCGCCAAAGAGAGCACATCACAGCCAGCACCCAAAAAgccaaaag TTGAAACACAGACTGTCCCTCCTACAAAGAAGCCTTCTCCATCGGAGAAGCCTGCCCAGAAAAAGTCCTCACCGGCTCCTCAGCAAATGGAACTGGGTCGCATTCTGCAGGGCACAGTGTTTGTGCTAAGTGGCTTTCAGAATCCCTTCCGATCTGACCTCCGTGATAAAGCATTAGAGATGGGAGCCAAGTACAGGCCAGATTGGACCCCAGACAGTACTCATCTCAT ATGTGCTTTTGCAAATACCCCTAAATTCAGCCAGGTGAAATCAGCGGGGGGTATCATCGTGCGAAAGGAGTGGATCCTGGACTGCTACAAGAAAAAGCAACGGCTGCCGTACAAGCA GTACCTGTTGGGTTCAGCTGATTCCAGTAGTGATGAAGAGGATGATAGTGAGGAAGATGAACGCCCCAAAGCTCCACATAAGCCG acTCCAGATCCCAGCCGCACAAACCACAAAAGGCCTTCGCCGAGTCCATCCAAGGTCAAAGTCAAGAAAACtccaataaaaagtgaagacGAAGAAACAGAGGATGAAAATCCCAGAATAGTTTCCTCAAAAGCAAACAACACACCTAAACAGGAGGATGAATACAACGCAAGCACTGATGAGGAAGCCACAG GTAAGAGGCAACCCCATCTGGAGGATTCTGGGGAAGATACAGAAGAAGAGCTAAGGAG GTTCCATGAAGAGAAACAAGGCAAGAAGGCAGCTGCCATTAAGGCTGAACCCGAGGATCCATACGCCGGCTCTACTGATGAGAACACCGACGTGGAGGAGGAACCAGAGCCGGACCTTCCCATCCCCGAACTGCCCG ATCTGTTCCTGGGGAAGAAGTTCTTTCTCTATGGCGAGTTCCCTGCTGCTGAGCGCCGGATGCTGCACAGATACATCACTGCTTTCAATGG AGAGCTGGAGGAGTACATGAATGAAAAAGTCCAGTTTGTGATCACCGCCCAGGAATGGGATGACCGTTTTGAAGAT GCTCTTAATGAAAATGCAAACGTGTCTTTTGTCCGGCCTCGTTGGATCTACAACTGCAACGAGCGACAGAAGTGCATTCCCCACCAGCCGTATGTTGTGGTACCGCAGGAGTAA